TAAAAGGAAGAGAAGCCATAGGAGATTTAGAAAGATATGTTCATAAGGTTTTAAATCCAAATCAAGAAACAGGCATAAAAGAGCCTGTTTATTAAATTTCCCTTTTTATAGATTCTCCTCTTTTATATGTGAATTTTGCCAATATCTCCTTAGGAGGATTTTTTTCATATTTATTTACAGAATAAAATGTAGAAGATACCTTCTCTTTATCTATTTCAAGCACAGAATAACCCCATGTTTTTTGATTTAAAAATTTAGTCCATGGGTTTTGTGAAATTTCTGCCTGTGAAATCTCGTCAACATTATTATATTTTGATAAATCTTTTTTCCACCAGCCTGCTTCTGATGCATTTATTGAGCTTATAGCCCCTGTCATAAATTCAGCACCTAAAACTTTATCATAATTTTCTTTAAAGCTATTTGGAATATCTGCTGCAAGGAATGCATGCCTATCTCCTGTCAGCATTACAATATTATTTATATCATTTTTAGTTAATATATCTAATATTTCTTCCCTTTCCCCTATATAACCATCCCAAGCATCTGTGCTTCCATAAAAGCCATCTATCTTACCACTAACAAATTGAACTTCATTTGCAACTATATTCCATCCAAATTTATTTTTATTATTTATAACTTTATCAAAAAACCATCTTTTTTGTTCTAAACCTAACATTGTATGTTGAGATTGGGTATAACAACCTACTGATTGATATCTTTTAGGACATTGGCTTTCTCTGTAACTTCTTTCATCTAAGCATATCAGATTTGCTAAATTTCCTATTTTGAAATCTCTATAAATCTTTATCCATTCAAGGGGATGTCCTTTAAAATCTAAGGAAACATCTGCAGGAATATATTCATACCAAGCTTTAACTGCATATTTTCTAAGTAATAAACTTTTGTATCTGTCTTCATTTAATTCTTTTGGTAAAGATGGAGAATACCAATAATCTTTTCCGTAATTATAATAATAATCATTGGCAAACTCATGGTCATCCCATATATATATAAATGTTTGCATAGCCCTTGCAAGCTGATAATTTTCATCGGATAAATATTTTTTATATAAATATCTGTAATCTTCTAAGGAAATTGCAAACTTACTTCCTGAAGGAAGATTTATATTTCTTCCGGATACTTTTGCTCCATAAACTCTTTCATATATTGCATCTCCAAGATGTAAAACAAAACCTGCCTCATCTTCTTCAGATATATATTTAAATGCAGGATAGTAACCATCTTCATAATTTTGACATGTTACAAAGATAAATTGATATTTATCAACCTCTGTCGGTAAAGTTTTAAATCTTCCAATCTTTTTACTATTATCATACTCAAATATATAAAAATATGTTTTTCCCGGTTTTAAACCACTAACTTTAAATTTTATTGTATAATCACCAATATCTGTTATTTTATTTGCAGGTATCTCAAACTCTTTTATTGCCTTTTCTTTTAAAACCTTATCCGGATTTTTTTGTATATCATCTATAATATAAACTTTTAGATTTTTATTTAATCTTTTATGAACCTCAGGATTTATCCTTGTCCAAAGGATTATACTATCATTGGTTGGGTCTGCACTTGCAACTCCTGATGGAAATATATCATCCTCTCCTGCAAAAGCAACATAAGGATGTATTAATAAATAAGCTGTTGAAATACCCAAAAGCTCTAAAAATTCTCTTCTTGTTACCAATTTTACTCCTCCAATTTGTAGTTTATATTTAAATTAAAGCTAAAATCTTTATTACCGGGTGGTGGTGGAAAACTTTTTATCCTGTTTAAAATTTCCATTGCGGCATCATCTAAGATTTGACTACCGGAAGATTTAACAATCTCAACAGAAAGAATTCTTCCTGTTGAATCTACTTTTATAGATAAAGTAACATCACCTTCTATTCCAAATCTTTTTGCTCTTTCCGGATAACTTTTCTTAGATTCTACAATACTCTTTATTTTAGAAAGATAAAGAGAAAGCTCATTAGGATTTGGATTTGGTGAGCTTTGTTTAATTTCCGGTTTATTTTCATGTTTTTCTTGTGGTTTTAGTATATTTTCTGGTTGCTTTATCTCCTGCTTTGGTTCTTCCTTCGCTGGTTGTTTAATATCAATATTTTTAACTGTTTCTTCTGGTTTCTTTTCAATAACAGGTTTTTCTTCCGGTTTTTCTTCTTTTTTTGGTTTTTCTTCAACCGGCAATTTTTTATTCTCTATAACAGGCTCTTTTATATGTTCCTGAGGTTTTGGCTTAACCGGTTTAATATTTTCTTTTTTCTTAATCTTAGGTAATGGTTTTTCTATCTTTTCAGAAGGCTTTTCTGAAGGTAGTTCTACCAATGTTATTTTTACAGACTTACTCTCTTTTTCATAAGGATGTATTGAAAAATTTAATTTTGAGCTGATAAATAAAGATATTATAGAAAATAACAAAGCTAATAAGAAAGATATAGTTTTATGTTTATAATCATCATTTTCTAATGAATAGTTATATAAATTCATATACTTACTGCCCCTCTTTATTGCTTGCTATACCAATATTTGTAATATCTTCAGATTTGGCTATATCTATTATTTTAAGAACTGATTCTACTTTTGCTCCTTTATCGGTGATGACTAAAATTCCTTTTATATTTTGTTTATTTTCTTTTATGTAATTTTCTATACTACTTATTCCTATTATTTTATTATCAATTTTCGGTTCCCCATCTTTTGATATATAAATTTTTATAATTTCTTCTTTAAGGTTTTGTTGCTCTGCTGTTTTGGTAGATGGTATTTCCAATTTTTGCTGAAATAAAGGTATAACATTTAATGTATATAAAATAAAGAAAACAAGAAGAAACATCATAACATCTATTGTTGGTATGATTTGAATTTCTTCTTTCTGATATTCATCTTCTTCCATTAAAGATAAAAGTAATATCTTTTTATTCTTCATTTAAAATCTCCTCAATTAATATATTTTTTGTTTCTTCTTTGTAAGAAGAGATTCTATCTTGAAACATTTTAAAAAATAGATAATTCCATAAGGATAAAACTATACCTATTGCTGTAGCTAATAAAGCAAAGCCAATGGCACCGGTTATATCTCCTGAACTTGACAATCCTTTTGCTGATAGTTTTTGGAAAGCTTCCATAAGGGCAAAAATAGTTCCTAATAAACCTAAAAGTGGAGCAGTGGTGGCAGAAAAATCAAGCCACCACATTCCTTTTTTTAGATTTTTTATAAAATTAAATCTTTCTTCTAAGGTTGAGTTTGGTTTATTTTTTAACTGAAAAAATTTATATATAATCACATAATTTGATATAACAAACATAATAAACATAACAAAGAAAACAAAATTATGTAATATCTTTAAATCAATGTTCATATTTAAAATCCTCCCTTAATTCCAACTGCTATTGTGAAAGGAGCACCGACATAGTAAGTTCCGGAAGTATCTCCAACACTTATTCTGCTTATATATTTTGTATCAAGTAAATTTTGAATATCTACATAAGCAGTCACCTTTCTATTAAAAACTCTAACTCTATCAGTAGAAATATTTAAATTAACAATACTATAACCACCTATCTGTTGTTTATTAGTGAGGTCTCCATATCTGGAAGAAATATATTGGAATGTAGGTTTTATACTAACTCCGAAATCTTCATAATTTAAACCCAATTTATACATAAATTTAGGTGTGTTAGGAACTTGATTGCCATCTATATTGATACAACCTTGTTTTAAAGCTGATGATAAACCACAATATTTAGATTCTTTAAGTTTTGCTATGTTGTATGAAGCAGATGTATATAAAGATAAATTTCTTAAAGGTCTCATACCTACTTCTATTTCTGCTCCATAAGCATCTACTTTACCCACATTCTGAGGATAACTTATTGAAGGGTTTGTTGGGTCTGTAAAGTAAATAATACGATCTTTATATTTTGTATAGTAAACAGCCGGAACAATATATACTGTTCCATAATCAAATCTTACACCTAAATCAAAAGTATCTGAAAGTTCAGGAGATAATGCATTTACTACCTGTTCTGCAGTTACACCAGCAGGAAAACTTCCAAGATAATTTTTTGGAACCCTAAAGTTTCTGGCATAAGCAAAATAAGGATATATATTTTCATCTATTTTTAACCCTATATTTAAAGATGGTAAAAATTTTCTGTAAGTTCTTGAATATGATAAATTATTGTTTTTAGTTAAAGGATAATCAAATAAATTTTGCATATCTATATAAGGAACACCTTTTGTATTATAATAGTCAAAATCTCTCTTTATTTGTGCATATTTAAAACCTGCTGTTATATCTACCATATTCATTAAATTTTTAACTGTTATATTTGTATAAGGTGTATTTGTGTATGTTTTTGTTCTTTCTATATAACCATATCCAATTGTATTTGTAAGTAATGTATAGCTTCCATCTGGATTAACTTTTACAGGAAAGCTTGGTTTTGCTTGTTTTAAATCTGCATATTCCCACCAATAACCTATATCAATTTTTGATTTCATAGGTAAGTTAATAGATAGATTTGTAATTAACCCAGGTCTATCTGTATAATTGTAAGAATAATAAACATTGTTTCCAGAAGAACTTGCTGAAGTACCACTTCCTCTTCCCCACCAATAATATGGTTTTATAGAAAGCATCATATTCTTAGACAAATCTATTTCTATATTTGCTCTATACTCCCTATTTGTATATGGATTTTTATAAAACCCATAATAATTAGCATTGACTTTTCCCTGAGAGGTTAAAAAATTAGGGTCATAATCAAATCTTCTGTATGTATCTAAATCTAATGCTTGGTTGTAAGTTAAACCTCTATAAAAGTAATTTAGTTGTGAGTTGTTATCAAAATAAAACTCCCATCTAAACCTATCAAAATTTTGAGCTAAACCTATTGTAATATGGTCTCTATACTGAGGAGATTTGCCCGGACCTTTCCACTTTTCAGCATCTGTATGTGAAAAAGATATAAATGCTTTTAGATTTAATCTTTTTAACAAACCTGTATCTATTCTGAAAAACTCTTTATTAAATCCAAAAGAGCCATATCTTAAATCATAAAATACACCGAATTTATTTTTTGGTGGTTTTGTTCTTAATTTTATAGACCCGCCTATATCTGCATAATATGGAGATGTTTTGTTTGTAGCACCTCTTTCTACTGTTGCTGACTCTAAATTCTCAACATCTATATATTCATGTGGATATATATTATAATTACCGGAATCATTTAAAGGCATATTATCAATCTCAATACCTATCTGGTCATTTGTAAAACCTCTAATAGTGACAGTTCCACCTCCAAGACCGTATGCATCATCTGTGCCTACAAATAAAGATGGAGACAGTTCTATTGCTTTGAATATATTTATTCCACCGGCTCCTGCACTTGTTTCCAGTTGTTCTTTCTCAAAAGTTGTCTGAGTTTTTGCTGCTTCCTTCTCTTTTTTTACAGGCAATTTAGAGCCTTTTTCCTTTTCTTGTCCTTCTTTTACTTCAACTTTTATTTCCGGCTCTTGCCCATAAACCATATAGAAGCTATTGGACAATAAAAACAAAATAAGGGGAAATCTAAGTCTCTTCATTTTATCATATCCTCCAAAAATCAATTTTTATGCAAAAACTATAGCAAACTAATATTAAGATAGTATTAAAGGTGGATTAAATTTTCTTAAAAATTGTTTTTAACAAAATCTTAACAAAATCTTAATATTTCCTTAACACAATTTATTTATATTTAATGTATAATTATTTTATTAAGGGAGGTTATTTGTTATGAAAAATCAGGAAGAGATGGTGCTGATAACAAAAGGAATAGAAAATATAGCTCTTTCCATAGAATCATTTTTAAATTTGAGAAATTCTAATGATTTAAAAATTGTAGAAAATGAGATTTTTGTAATAGAGAAAAGATTAGATGAAATTTTAAAAGGCTCACAGATTGAAAATAAGTTAAAAATTAAATTTTTAGAAAATATAAAAGATAAATTAAATGATATTTTATTATATCTTGAAAAGATAAAGGAAAAAGAACCGGTTACTTATTTTTTTGCTTTTGAAAAGATGACAGAGATATTAATAAAAAATATAAACAGATTTATTGAGTATGATTTTGAAAATTCATCGAAAGATATAATAGAAATTGTAAAAAAAGATTATAAAACTTTATATAAAATCAAAGAAAGTAGTGAAAGGGTTATTATCACATATCTTCTTGAAAAACCTTCTAATATGAAAGAGGTTTTGGCTCTTTTAAATATAAAAGAAATATACATATCTATTATGGAAAATATTATATGTGCTATAGATTATTGCTTTGGAGAGCCCAATGGTAATAGTATCTAAGACCGATTCAAGAGTAAGGATAAAATTTGATAATGAGTTTGAAAAAAGAAATTTTATAAAAAATATGAAAGATATAAATGGAATAAAAGATTTAAAAGAAGGGAAAGCTTTGTCTGTTATTATAGAGTATGAATCCGGTTCTACTTTTGATTATATTATAAAAAATCTTAAAGAAACAAAAGAAGAGATAAAAGCAGGGAAAGATGAAATTTTCTATTATACAAATTTTTTCATAACCCATCCGGCAGTTAAAGCATTGTGGTCTATGGCATTCCTTGGTGCAAAAAGAGGCTTTTTAACTTTTGCCATATGTACAATTGGAATAGGCAGATTTTTAAAATCAAAATTTTAAACAGGAGGTAAAACAAAATGCAGATTTTAGGTCTAAACATTGGTAACACAATAGGTGGTTGTATCTCAACAAATTTCTTTCTTGCAGGTATTGGGACAGTAGCAGGTATGGTTTTAATTAGTAAATTATTAAAAGATGCCAAACCTGTTCTTGTTGGAGCCACAAAAGAAGTTATAGCATTCCAACAATGGCTTAGTTCAAACATAGCAGAAGGTCAGGAATTTTGGGAAGATGTAGTAGCCGAAGCAAAACATCAATACAAACTTGAAATTGAGAAAAAGTTAGAAATTATCCAAAAACAACAAGAAGTATTAGAAAAATTAAAATCAAAACTGTAAAAGGAGGTATTTAAAATGAATATATTTGGAATAATTGGTAGAGTATTATGTTCTAATCCTGCTTCTTTTATATTAGGTGCAGGTGTTGGATTGGTTGGTCTTTATATTATAGATAGAATGGAAGAGCAAAGAAAACTTGAAAATATGCAAAAGGAAATAGAAGCAACTGTAAAAGCCCTTGAGCTTCAATTAAAAGCCTTACCTGCTTCTGAACAAACTGTAAAAGAAGCTAAATAATAAGGTGAAAAAATGGCTATCCCTTATACCATAAACAGCTTTTTAAGTGGTAGATTACAGATAAAAAGTGAGTTTCTCAAATATATCCATGTATCTGAATTTACCATAGAAAATTATCTTAAAAATCATTTTAAAGGAGTAAAAAAAGTAAAAGTAAGTAAAAAAACCGGTAGATTGACCTTAGAATATGATAAAGAAAGTTTTAATCCTATTGGGTTTTTTGAATTTTTAAACAATATTTCTTCAGAAACAATACTTGAAATTTTGTCTAATGCAGAAAACGGATTTATTAAACCTGCAAAACAGGAAGAAGAAGGAAATGCTAAAAAATGGTTTTTATTAAACAGCTCGGCTTTCGGGCTGTTTTTATTTAGAGCTTCCATTCCTGCAAATATTTTAACTGGCATAACCTTAGCATTGGCAATTCCCGTATTTAAGAAAGCTTTAAACTCTATAAGAGAAAGAAAAATAGATGTTCATCTTTTAGATTCATCTGCGATAGCTTTATCTGCATTTCAAGGAAATCCTTTATCTTCTTTGCTTATGACATGGTTACTTTCCCTTGGAGATTTAATTGAGGAGAAAACCCAAGGCACAGCCCATAAAGCTATAGAAGAACTTCTAAATTATAAAAATGAAGAAGCATGGCTTGTAATAGATGATGGACAGGCAGTAAGGGTTCCGGTAGAAAAGATAAAAAAAGGAGACAAGATAGTTGTTTATACCGGTGAAAAGATAACTGTTGACGGTATAGTTGAGGAAGGAGAAGCCCTGGTAAATCAAGCATCTTTAACCGGAGAATCTAATCCTGTATTAAAGAAAAAAGAAGATAAAGTTTATGCCGGAACATTCGTAGAAGATGGTAAACTTTATATAATTGCAGAAAAAGTTGGAGATGAAACAGCCCTTGCAAAAATAGTCCATATAATAGAAGAAAGTGCATCACAACCAATAGAAACCCAAAAGAAAGCAGAAGAAGTAGCCAATAAAGCAGTAATTCCTACATTGATAGCAGCCGGAACTGTTTACGGATTAACAGGAAATATAAATAGAGCAACATCTACATTAATTATTGATTACCATACAGGTATTCATGTATCAATACCTGTGTCGGTTATGTCCCATATGACACTTGCAGCAAAAAGAGGTATTTTATTCAAAAGTGGAAGACATTTAGAGATTTTGCACAAAGTAGATACAGTTGTGTTTGATAAAACAGGAACTTTAACAATAGGACATCCTGAAATTACTGAAATCATTGCATACAAAGTTTCTGAAATAGAGTTATTGCAGATAGCAGCATCCTTAGAGCAAAGATTAACTCATCCTGTAGCAAAATCAATAGTTAACCATGCCCTTGAAAAAGGAATAGAATTACTCCCAAGGGAAGATTCAAAATATCATATGGGACTTGGTATTGAAGCAAAGATAAATGGAGAAAAATATTATATTGGAAGCACCAGATTTATGGAACATATCGGTATAAAAACACCTCAAAAAGCAGTAGAAGATAGGGAAAGAATGCATGAAGACGGAGAATCGGTTTTATATGTAGTAAAAGGAAAAACAATACTTGGATTAATAGGATTTTCTGACCCACCAAGACCTGAATCTAAAAAAGTAGTAGAAATTCTTCATAAAATGGGAAGAGAAGTTATTCTATGTACCGGTGATAATATAGGGGCAGCAGCATTAATAGCCAAAAAACTCGGTATTAAAAGATTTTATGCAAGGGCTTTTCCTGATGAAAAAGCTAAAATAATAAAAGAACTAAAGAAAGAAGGCAGAACAGTAGCATTTTTGGGAGATGGTGTAAATGATTCACCGGCTCTTTCGGTTGCAGATGTTGGAATATCTATAAGAAGTGGTGCAGATATAGCAATAGAAGTTGCAGATGTAGTTATAAACAACAATCTATGTAATTTAATAGAAGCATTTAAGATTGCTGATTTATCCTTAGAAAATATTGAGCAAAATATAAAAATAAACACAACTGCAAATACAATAGGCTTACTCGGTGCAATGTTTGGTATATTTAATCCTGTAACTGCAACAATCATAAATAATGGCACAACTGTATTACTTGGATTAAATGCTCTAAAACCAATATGGAAAAAAGATACAAAATATTTAGATGAAATTTGTAAAATTTAAAAGGGAGGAATAATCATGGCTAAAAAAGAAGTTCAAGAAAAAGATTTAGAAAAACTTTTGGAAGAAGTTAAAAAAGATTTAGAAGAGATAAGAGAAAAACTCGGAATGGGAGAAAAAAAAGATTTAACTGCTATACCGTTAGAAGCCCTCAGTAAGATTAGAGAAACTGCATCTGAAGTGGCAGAAAAAGCTAAAGCTTTAGAACTTGTAAAATCTGCATTAAATGTAGCAGAAAAATCTATTGAAGTAGTCAAATCAGGTGCAGTAGGTGCAGTTGAAGGTGCTAAAAAAGCATTAAAAGAAGAAAATAAGGAAGTTCAAACAGAACAAAAAACAGAAGAGAATAAATAAAATATATCTAAACAGATAAGGTTAAGGTTATGGATAAAAATGAAATAGCTCTAAACCTTAACCTTGTTTTTTCTATAACTTTAATATATTTCTTTATAGAGTTAATAGGAGGTTTTTACTATAATAGCTTAGCCCTTATAACAGATGCTTCATTTATGGCAATAAATATATTAGGACAGATTATTGCTATCTTTGCAGAAAAATTAAGTAAAAGACCTGCCGATGATTGGCATCCATTTGGCTATGAAAGAATTAAAGTTATTTCAGCCCTTTTTAATGGTATTTTGGTAGGATTTGTTTTATTTTATATTTTTATAGATGCATTTAAAAGGATAGTAAACCCTGAACCGATAGAAGCAGATAAAGTTTTAATTATTGCAATTATAGGCTTATTAGTAAATGCTTTTGGAGTATATAAGTTATACAAACATTCAGAAGATATAAATATAAAAGGGGCTTTTATTCATATTTTACAGGATTTATTAGGTTCTGTAGGTGTTATTATCTCCTCTGTTATAATAAAATTTACAAATCTATATTTAATTGATGCTTTAGCCAGTATATTTATAAGCTTTTTAGTTGCTTATCCTACATATTTATTAATTAAGGATTCAATTTATATCTTAATGGAAGGAAATCCGGCAAAAATAAAAAAGGAAGATATATCTAAATTTTTATATTCCCATTTTCCATTTATAGCTAATATTAAAGATACAAGAATCTGGGCATTAACTCCTGACAAATTAATAGCTTTATTAAGAGTTAGAACTAAAGATAAAAATTATGATAGAGAAAAAATAAAATTAATTAAAGAACAATTGAAAAAACAGTTTGGATTTTTTGATGTGTATATTGAGCTGTATGAGGAGGGATAATTTATGATTTATGTAAAAACAAGAAGCGGTAGATATCTTTCTTTAAATCATATAATAGGATTTGCAGTAGAAACTGAAAAAATGGAAATAGATGGAAAAAATGTTATGGTTTTTGAAGTGATTGCTTATTTACCTCAGCCACTTTATCCGGCAATACTTGGCATATATAAAAAAGAGGAGGACGCATATAAATATTTAGACCAAATTATTGAAAATATATTAAAATCAGAAAATTCAATTATCCAGATACCTACGGAGCTTTAAAATGGTTGATGAAATAAAAAGATTAGAAAAAATAGTAGAAGATTTAAATATAAAACATAAAGAAGATTTTAAAAATATCACAGAGCCGGTTTTGGTTATAGTTCAGCTTTCTAATGGAGAAAATATCTTCTTTGAAATAGGAAATAAAGGGATTATAAAATACAATCAAGAGCCAGATATATCCGACAAAATTATATTAACCTTCAAAGATTTAGAAAAAATAGAAAGAAACAAAAAATTAATAATGCCTTATCTTATGTCCGGAAAGATAAAATTAAGAGGCAATATAAAAAGGTTAACAGAAACTATAAAAAATATCTTTTAAAAGTTATCTCTTTGTTAAATAATCTGCAACAGAGTATGCGGCAAAGGATTCAGGTTTTAATTTTGGCTTTAATCCTTGAGCCAATACATAACTGATTGCTTCTTTTACTATTATATGTGATTTATATCTGTTATCCGGATTAATATCAAGATGAACTTCCAAATTTCTGTCATCAACAACATCTATAATATTTAAAGCTGTCATAACTGCAAAATCTACTTCTTTCAACAATCTCTCTTTTAAAGATTTTATTCTCTTTTCTTTTCTAACTTCATAAAAGATTTTACCACCTTTACAAGAATCTATATGAACCACTATAACCGATACAAAAACTGTCAAATCTCCGGTCTGCCTTGAATCACAACCAACATAAATAGATGTTTCTTTTGAAGTTTTGGATATATACTCTTTAATCTCATTAAAGTTAAAAGATTTCATAACACTCTTGATATAACTTTTGTTATTATATTTTCCATTATACCACCGATTACAAAAGATTCTATCAATACTTTTTTATCTTCCGGTGTTAAATGGACATCTTGCTGTCTTTTCCTCATTCTTTCTTTTTCTTCCAATACTTTTGAGTATTTTAGGTTTAATTTTTGAAGCTCTTTCTCTAAATTTTCTAAATTTTTAAACATTTTTATTTACCTCAAAAGTATTAATTAATAATAATATTACATTTTCTTTATTAAGCAAATATTAAAAATTGATTAAAAATTTTTAACTATTCAAATTTTTAAGATTAATTAATAAAATCTTCATAAAATATTAAAATTTATTGTTTATATTATTCACTATGAAAAAATTTAATATATCACTGCATGATATTACAATAAGCAATTTCAAGGAAGTATTAGAGATTATTGGTTTAATGCAATATTATGGAATAAACAGATACTCTTTATTGATAATCCCTAAGTATCATAACAAGGAAGATATTAGAGATATTAAAGATAAATTAATGGATATATCCAAAGGTAAAGAGATTATTTTACATGGATTTTTCCATTTAGGAAAAAAAGAAAGATTTATAAACAGATTATTTACATCGGGAGAAGGGGAGGTTTTGAGTATAGATATTGATGAGTTTGAAAAGAGAGTGAGGGAGGGGGTAAAGATTTTAAATTCTGTAGGTTTATATCCTGATGGATATATAGCTCCTGCATGGCTTATAAAAAAAGAACATATAAAAAGATTAAAACAGTTTGGATTTAAATTTACTACAACAAGATAT
The Venenivibrio stagnispumantis DNA segment above includes these coding regions:
- a CDS encoding polysaccharide deacetylase family protein encodes the protein MKKFNISLHDITISNFKEVLEIIGLMQYYGINRYSLLIIPKYHNKEDIRDIKDKLMDISKGKEIILHGFFHLGKKERFINRLFTSGEGEVLSIDIDEFEKRVREGVKILNSVGLYPDGYIAPAWLIKKEHIKRLKQFGFKFTTTRYGIYDFQNEKYIITPVISFGCRKGIEELSINTFKIQLLSYAKLFNRIRIALHPCDIRNKTKIEIIKNTIIYLKKWGEEGFLSEFSGGNHNDKGRFTSSFSSIK